A single region of the Vicia villosa cultivar HV-30 ecotype Madison, WI linkage group LG4, Vvil1.0, whole genome shotgun sequence genome encodes:
- the LOC131599006 gene encoding E3 ubiquitin-protein ligase RGLG4-like: MGNFLGKNKKHESQKNHSSRNDREKGGRISSSNFHTQNQKPMSLPLPPPPQVASSSMSKKSSFGKQDSGQTSKTMKPSKKYDFIPDNFTTLEQVIAALRKEGLESSNLILGIDFTKSNEWTGKVSFNNRSLHAIGETPNPYEKAISIIGKTLAPFDDDNLIPCFGFGDATTHDQQVFSFHSDHSPCHGFEEVLDCYKKVVPNLKLSGPTSYAPVIEAAIDIVEKSHGQFHVLVIIADGQVTRSVDTNDYELSPQEEKTIKAIANASAYPLAIVLVGVGDGPWEDMQKFDDKIPARDFDNFQFVNFTKIMSKNSSPAEKEAAFALAALMEIPFQYKACIEFRKLGHVTGRAKRIIPKAPPVIYSRPAPTISTAPSISTAAAAPPPPTTDEQNQSACPVCLTEGRDLAFGCGHMTCRDCASKLSHCPICRVRITSRLRVYSG; encoded by the exons ATGGGAAATTTTTTAGGTAAAAATAAAAAGCATGAGTCTCAGAAAAACCATTCTTCAAGGAATGATAGAGAAAAAGGTGGAAGAATCTCTTCATCTAATTTTCATACTCAAAATCAAAAACCTATGTCATTACCACTTCCACCACCACCACAAGTTGCTTCTTCTTCTATGTCTAAGAAATCAAGTTTTGGTAAACAAGATTCTGGACAAACCTCAAAAACCATGAAACCTTCTAAGAAATATGATTTCATTCCAGATAACTTCACTACCCTTGAACAG gttATTGCGGCTCTTAGGAAAGAAGGTTTAGAGTCATCAAATCTCATCCTTGGAATTGATTTCACAAAGAGTAATGAATGGACTG GTAAAGTCTCATTCAATAATAGAAGcctacatgcaattggagaaactCCTAACCCCTATGAGAAGGCCATATCAATTATTGGCAAGACTTTGGCTCCATTTGATGATGATAACTTGATTCCATGCTTTGGTTTTGGTGATG CTACTACACATGATCAACAAGTATTCAGCTTTCATAGTGATCATTCACCTTGCCATGGTTTTGAGGAAGTTTTAGATTGCTACAAAAAAGTTGTTCCAAACTTGAAACTTTCAGGACCAACTTCTTATGCTCCAGTCATTGAGGCTGCAATAGACATAGTTGAGAAAAGTCATGGCCAATTTCATGTCTTGGTTATCATTGCAGATGgtcag GTTACAAGAAGTGTAGATACTAATGATTATGAACTAAGTCCTCAAGAagagaagacaatcaaagcaattGCTAATGCAAG TGCATATCCGCTTGCGATAGTTCTTGTTGGAGTTGGCGATGGACCTTGGGAAGACATGCAAAAGTTCGATGACAAGATTCCAGCTCGCGATTTCGATAACTTTCAG TTTGTTAATTTCACGAAGATTATGTCTAAAAACTCAAGCCCTGCCGAGAAAGAAGCAGCTTTTGCTCTGGCCGCTCTCATGGAGATCCCTTTCCAATACAAAGCATGCATCGAATTTCGAAAACTTGG GCACGTAACTGGAAGAGCAAAGAGAATAATTCCAAAAGCTCCTCCTGTTATTTATTCTCGTCCTGCACCGACCATTTCAACAGCACCATCCATTTCGACAGCAGCTGCAGCACCACCACCACCAACAACAGATGAACAAAATCAATCTGCATGTCCTGTTTGTCTGACCGAAGGAAGAGATTTGGCGTTTGGATGTGGGCACATGACTTGTCGAGATTGTGCATCAAAGTTAAGTCATTGTCCAATATGTAGAGTCAGGATCACTAGTCGTCTTAGAGTATACAGTGGTTGA